The Zavarzinia compransoris genome has a window encoding:
- a CDS encoding SDR family NAD(P)-dependent oxidoreductase yields the protein MSPSASRPLALITGASSGIGADLAREYARDGHDLVLTARSEKALQDLAAELGAAHGVAVTVIPADLADPAGPAQLLAAVAARGLAIDVLVNNAGFGDGKPFAEAAAERVLGMVQVNITALTELMHGVLPAMVARGRGRVLNVASTAAFQPGPTMAVYCATKAYVLSLSEAVAEELKGTGVTVTALCPGPTRTNFMETADVAGNALFSKGLVPVMTSAEVARIGHDAARRGQVIAIAGLMNQIGAFVPRLAPRFLTRKLTGRLLSSGRH from the coding sequence ATGAGCCCCAGCGCATCCCGTCCCCTTGCCCTGATCACCGGCGCCTCCAGCGGGATCGGCGCCGATCTTGCCCGTGAATATGCCCGCGACGGCCACGATCTCGTGCTCACCGCGCGCAGCGAAAAGGCGTTGCAGGATCTGGCCGCCGAACTGGGCGCCGCCCATGGCGTCGCGGTCACCGTGATCCCGGCCGATCTGGCCGATCCCGCCGGCCCTGCCCAATTGCTGGCGGCGGTGGCGGCGCGCGGCCTCGCCATCGACGTTCTGGTCAATAATGCCGGCTTCGGCGACGGCAAGCCCTTCGCCGAGGCGGCCGCCGAGCGCGTGCTCGGCATGGTGCAGGTGAATATCACCGCGCTGACCGAATTGATGCACGGCGTGCTGCCCGCCATGGTCGCGCGCGGCCGCGGCCGGGTGCTCAATGTCGCTTCGACCGCCGCCTTCCAGCCCGGGCCGACCATGGCGGTCTATTGCGCGACCAAGGCCTATGTCCTCTCCCTGTCCGAGGCGGTGGCGGAGGAACTGAAGGGGACCGGTGTCACCGTCACCGCCCTTTGCCCCGGCCCGACCCGGACCAATTTCATGGAAACCGCCGATGTCGCCGGCAATGCCCTGTTCAGCAAGGGCCTGGTGCCGGTCATGACCTCGGCCGAGGTCGCGCGCATCGGCCATGATGCCGCCCGGCGCGGCCAGGTCATCGCCATCGCCGGCCTGATGAACCAGATCGGTGCCTTCGTGCCGCGCCTGGCGCCGCGTTTCCTCACCCGGAAGCTGACCGGCCGCCTGCTCTCGTCCGGCCGGCACTGA
- a CDS encoding TetR/AcrR family transcriptional regulator has protein sequence MADPEAGEGRAEAEAAAGRPGDAAAPLGAAAVAAGILAGEAVAGLALPARGARIIEAALALFAERGFDATTIPEIAAAAGVGSGTIYRYFETKEALGNAAWQAAKRALAAAIAPVFLAPAPSPDDLPPNLPDPLPAGLPAEARLALAYRARFLALWAAGCGFAREWPAAFRFLEFHHEPRFLDRTSLRLSEQVMAPILGFIAEGQARGVLAPLAPQAVAALVWGALTGLVREAAAMSRPIPPDLLAATGATMWRALVVPALAGLAPLPVSSPARPRAAGT, from the coding sequence ATGGCTGACCCCGAGGCGGGCGAAGGGCGCGCAGAAGCGGAAGCCGCGGCGGGCCGGCCCGGGGATGCGGCAGCCCCCCTGGGGGCGGCGGCGGTCGCGGCCGGCATCCTGGCGGGGGAGGCGGTGGCCGGCCTCGCCCTGCCGGCGCGGGGCGCCCGCATCATCGAGGCGGCGCTGGCCCTTTTCGCCGAGCGCGGCTTCGATGCCACCACGATTCCGGAAATCGCCGCGGCGGCCGGTGTCGGCTCGGGCACCATCTATCGCTATTTCGAGACCAAGGAAGCCCTGGGCAATGCCGCCTGGCAGGCGGCGAAGCGGGCCCTGGCGGCGGCGATCGCCCCGGTCTTCCTGGCGCCGGCGCCGTCGCCGGACGATCTGCCCCCAAACCTGCCCGATCCCCTGCCCGCCGGCCTGCCGGCGGAGGCGCGGCTGGCCCTTGCCTATCGCGCCCGCTTCCTGGCGCTCTGGGCCGCGGGCTGCGGCTTCGCCCGGGAGTGGCCGGCGGCTTTCCGCTTTCTCGAATTCCATCACGAGCCCCGGTTCCTCGACCGGACCAGCCTTCGCCTGTCGGAACAGGTGATGGCGCCGATCCTCGGCTTCATTGCCGAAGGCCAGGCGCGCGGCGTGCTGGCCCCCCTGGCGCCCCAGGCGGTGGCGGCCCTGGTCTGGGGCGCGCTGACCGGCCTGGTGCGCGAGGCGGCGGCGATGAGCCGGCCGATCCCGCCCGATCTTCTGGCTGCGACCGGGGCGACCATGTGGCGGGCGCTGGTGGTGCCCGCCCTGGCCGGCCTGGCGCCTCTCCCCGTTTCGTCCCCCGCTCGCCCCCGAGCCGCAGGAACCTGA
- a CDS encoding patatin-like phospholipase family protein produces the protein MASNLPRIGLALGSGVARGFAHIGVIRALTARGIAADVVAGTSIGALVGAAHAAGKLDALEDWALSLAKKKFWRYLDPRVSGGSLFGGQRLSDQLASHLGDLEIDDLALPFIAVATDLASGHEVWLRHGPVVEAVRASYALPGIFPPVERQGRWLVDGAMVNPVPISVCRALEARLVIAVNLNADSFGRARVTAPAPEAEEVIRDIEAAEAEAEAHDPEKPRRLWRALPKALGRGRAKAPPAPKREVPGMLSVVASAFDIVQDRLTRSRLAGEPPDVTIAPRLNPYGFLDFDRAADMIALGTAAVERAWPDLDEALAALY, from the coding sequence ATGGCGAGCAATCTTCCCCGTATAGGCTTGGCGCTGGGCTCCGGCGTCGCCCGCGGCTTTGCCCATATCGGCGTGATCCGGGCGCTGACGGCCCGCGGCATCGCGGCGGATGTCGTCGCCGGCACGTCGATCGGCGCGCTGGTCGGCGCCGCCCATGCCGCGGGCAAGCTGGACGCGCTGGAGGATTGGGCGCTCAGCCTGGCCAAGAAGAAATTCTGGCGCTATCTCGACCCCCGGGTTTCGGGCGGCAGCCTGTTCGGCGGCCAGCGCCTGTCGGACCAATTGGCCAGCCATCTGGGCGATCTCGAGATCGACGATCTGGCGCTGCCCTTCATTGCCGTCGCGACCGATCTCGCCTCGGGCCATGAAGTCTGGCTGCGCCACGGCCCGGTGGTCGAGGCGGTGCGCGCCTCCTATGCCTTGCCGGGAATCTTTCCGCCGGTGGAACGCCAGGGGCGCTGGCTGGTCGACGGCGCCATGGTCAACCCGGTGCCGATTTCCGTGTGCCGGGCGCTGGAGGCCCGGCTCGTCATCGCCGTCAACCTGAACGCGGACAGTTTCGGCCGGGCCCGGGTCACCGCGCCGGCGCCGGAAGCGGAAGAGGTCATCCGCGACATCGAGGCGGCGGAGGCCGAGGCTGAAGCCCACGACCCGGAAAAGCCGCGCCGCCTGTGGCGGGCCTTGCCGAAGGCGCTCGGCCGGGGCCGGGCCAAGGCGCCGCCGGCCCCGAAGCGGGAAGTGCCGGGCATGCTGAGCGTCGTCGCTTCCGCCTTCGATATCGTACAGGACCGCCTCACCCGCAGCCGCCTGGCCGGGGAACCGCCGGACGTGACCATCGCCCCGCGCCTGAACCCCTATGGCTTTCTCGACTTCGACCGCGCGGCGGACATGATCGCGCTCGGCACCGCCGCGGTCGAGCGGGCGTGGCCCGACCTGGACGAGGCCCTGGCCGCCCTCTATTGA
- a CDS encoding CBS domain-containing protein, whose protein sequence is MTVESILKHKGGDVVTVRPEDSIEATASLLHSRRIGAVIVKDEAGAVVGVLSERDIVRGIAQGGAGALSRQVKELMSGNVVSCRLHDSIIEVMGRMTDRRIRHLPVIEDGRLVGMISIGDVVKRRIDEALLEADELRRYIATG, encoded by the coding sequence ATGACCGTTGAGTCGATACTGAAGCATAAGGGCGGTGACGTCGTTACCGTGCGCCCCGAAGATTCGATCGAGGCGACCGCAAGCCTGCTGCATTCGCGCCGGATCGGCGCGGTGATCGTCAAGGACGAGGCGGGGGCCGTCGTCGGCGTCCTGTCCGAACGCGACATCGTCCGCGGCATCGCCCAGGGCGGCGCCGGCGCCCTGTCGCGCCAGGTGAAGGAATTGATGTCCGGCAATGTCGTCTCGTGCCGGCTGCATGACTCGATCATCGAGGTCATGGGCCGCATGACCGACCGGCGCATCCGCCACCTGCCGGTGATCGAGGACGGCCGGCTGGTCGGCATGATCTCGATCGGCGACGTGGTCAAGCGCCGCATCGACGAAGCCCTGCTCGAAGCCGACGAACTGCGCCGCTACATCGCCACGGGCTGA
- a CDS encoding permease, which translates to MSVFSRWRRDVEGGLRLGLDGVDRLIALTEETHVGIAEAMQPFWLRGWLPPAAFARPVYRAARLANGAVARGLGGSLALLPAPAPAAGEPGSRDAPGREIWLAALNGVIGDHLEASDNPLALAMAPRYKGRLLLPEDPHLAARLGGATDHLLLLVHGLCMADVFWHRDGHHHGRYLAGAAGVTPVGIAYNTGRHIAANGRDLAALTGRLAAHWPGPLRRISLIGYSMGGLVVRAALDQARRERMPWLAQAAHAVYLGAPHHGAPLERGGHQLQALADLNPFLAPLGRLARVRSAGITDLRHGSIAEEDRAASPDRFGREAGIVRKPVPLDPAFRHHAVAATLGVTPGDAADRLLGDGLVPVDSAFGRHPDPAYDLGIGARDRLLVTRSGHLDLLASRPVAQQLAKWIAS; encoded by the coding sequence ATGTCCGTGTTTTCCCGCTGGCGCCGCGATGTTGAGGGCGGATTGCGCCTCGGTCTCGACGGGGTCGATCGCCTGATCGCCCTGACCGAGGAAACCCATGTCGGCATCGCCGAGGCGATGCAGCCCTTCTGGCTGCGCGGCTGGCTGCCGCCCGCCGCCTTCGCCCGCCCGGTCTATCGGGCGGCGCGGCTGGCCAATGGCGCCGTCGCCCGCGGGCTGGGCGGTTCCCTGGCCCTTCTGCCGGCCCCGGCCCCCGCGGCGGGCGAGCCCGGCAGCCGCGATGCCCCCGGCCGCGAAATCTGGCTGGCGGCGCTGAACGGCGTCATCGGCGACCATCTGGAGGCGAGCGACAATCCCCTCGCCCTGGCCATGGCGCCGCGCTACAAGGGCCGGCTGCTGCTGCCGGAGGATCCGCATCTGGCGGCGCGCCTGGGCGGGGCCACGGATCACCTGCTGCTGCTGGTCCACGGCCTGTGCATGGCCGATGTCTTCTGGCATCGCGACGGCCATCACCACGGCCGCTATCTGGCCGGGGCGGCCGGGGTCACGCCCGTCGGCATCGCCTATAACACCGGGCGCCACATCGCCGCCAACGGCCGCGACCTTGCCGCCCTGACCGGCCGCCTCGCCGCCCATTGGCCGGGGCCCCTGCGGCGGATTTCGCTGATCGGCTACAGCATGGGCGGGCTGGTGGTGCGCGCCGCGCTCGACCAGGCCCGGCGCGAACGGATGCCGTGGCTGGCCCAGGCCGCCCATGCGGTCTATCTGGGCGCGCCCCATCACGGTGCGCCGCTGGAACGGGGCGGGCATCAATTGCAGGCGCTGGCGGATCTCAATCCCTTTCTCGCCCCGCTCGGCCGCCTGGCGCGGGTGCGTTCCGCCGGCATCACCGACCTTCGCCACGGCAGCATCGCGGAAGAGGACCGGGCGGCAAGCCCGGACCGTTTCGGGCGCGAGGCGGGCATCGTCCGGAAGCCGGTGCCCCTCGATCCCGCCTTCCGCCATCATGCGGTCGCCGCCACCTTGGGGGTGACCCCGGGCGACGCCGCCGACCGCCTGCTCGGCGACGGCCTGGTGCCGGTCGACAGCGCCTTCGGCCGCCACCCGGATCCAGCCTATGATCTCGGCATCGGGGCGCGCGACCGGCTGCTGGTGACGCGCAGCGGACATCTCGACCTGCTCGCTTCCCGCCCGGTGGCGCAGCAGCTGGCCAAATGGATCGCCTCGTGA